From the genome of Wolbachia endosymbiont (group B) of Parapoynx stratiotata, one region includes:
- the argB gene encoding acetylglutamate kinase, which translates to MSFSNLQDKKMKSDESLNGKMPLKEKTEILFEVLSNIPKFVGETFIIKCSSVIISDETLLSAFAHNVVLLKQLGINPVVVHDGEYEINLVLKMLGMNDKFINGVRLTDKSTMKIIEMALCGSINKKIVQHINSAGGSAIGLCGKDGNLIKAEKISTTLRENRLNNIEKILDMGFIGRPTEINPDILFFIEESDSIPVIAPIGYGKNGETYHIDTDSTASAIALAVYASKMIILSDTDEEINKVGNRRVLIKNLKESIDCGKIKGEKFVERLMSYTKMVEECAGVVHIVDGRVPNIILDLFTENNSGISIMDD; encoded by the coding sequence ATGAGTTTTTCAAATTTACAAGATAAAAAAATGAAAAGTGATGAATCTTTAAATGGTAAGATGCCATTGAAGGAAAAAACAGAAATATTATTTGAAGTTCTGTCTAACATACCTAAATTTGTAGGCGAAACTTTTATCATCAAATGCAGCAGTGTAATAATCTCAGATGAAACGCTGCTTAGTGCTTTTGCGCATAATGTTGTTCTGTTGAAACAGCTTGGTATAAATCCGGTGGTAGTTCATGACGGAGAATATGAAATTAACTTAGTGTTAAAAATGCTAGGTATGAATGATAAGTTTATAAATGGTGTCAGACTTACAGACAAAAGCACTATGAAAATCATTGAAATGGCACTGTGTGGTTCAATTAATAAAAAAATTGTTCAGCATATAAATTCTGCTGGTGGTTCAGCTATTGGACTATGTGGAAAAGATGGCAACCTCATAAAAGCTGAAAAGATAAGCACTACGCTTAGGGAAAATAGATTAAATAATATTGAAAAAATACTAGACATGGGATTTATCGGTAGACCAACTGAAATCAATCCTGATATATTATTCTTTATTGAAGAATCAGATTCTATACCAGTTATTGCACCTATCGGTTATGGAAAAAATGGAGAAACATATCATATTGATACTGATAGCACTGCAAGTGCAATTGCACTTGCAGTTTACGCATCTAAAATGATAATCTTGAGTGATACAGATGAAGAAATAAACAAAGTTGGCAATAGAAGAGTCTTGATTAAAAATTTAAAAGAATCGATTGATTGTGGAAAAATTAAAGGAGAAAAATTTGTTGAAAGGCTTATGTCATATACTAAAATGGTAGAAGAATGTGCAGGGGTTGTTCACATAGTTGATGGTAGAGTACCTAACATTATACTTGATTTATTTACTGAGAATAATTCAGGTATATCAATAATGGATGATTAA
- the yihA gene encoding ribosome biogenesis GTP-binding protein YihA/YsxC, with amino-acid sequence MAKQITSICSFIFGASDKKSLPDESASEIAFAGRSNVGKSSLINLLINSKKAARVSSKPGCTRQINFYSMYNDKFRIVDLPGYGYSCASKEEAVQYLNLIEYYLIHRRNLKRVFVLIDSKVGLKEIDKDFVYWLICNNINFNIVLTKIDKVNQESLDAILENTQKWVNNEHVSIHQISIRVKHKITKVRDEFFKFTR; translated from the coding sequence ATGGCAAAACAGATAACATCAATCTGCAGCTTCATATTTGGAGCTTCAGACAAAAAATCATTACCAGATGAGTCGGCTTCAGAGATTGCATTTGCTGGTAGATCAAACGTAGGAAAATCAAGTTTAATCAACTTGCTGATAAACAGCAAAAAAGCTGCAAGAGTTTCTTCTAAACCTGGATGCACTAGACAAATAAATTTTTACTCTATGTACAATGATAAGTTTAGGATTGTCGACCTACCGGGTTATGGCTATTCTTGTGCAAGCAAGGAAGAAGCAGTACAATACTTAAACCTAATTGAGTACTATCTAATTCACAGGAGAAATCTAAAAAGAGTGTTTGTGCTTATAGATAGCAAGGTAGGATTAAAAGAAATAGACAAAGACTTTGTTTATTGGTTAATATGTAATAATATTAACTTTAATATTGTGCTAACAAAAATAGATAAAGTGAATCAGGAAAGTCTAGATGCTATTCTAGAAAATACTCAAAAGTGGGTTAATAATGAACATGTATCAATTCATCAAATAAGCATTCGTGTTAAGCATAAAATCACCAAGGTAAGAGATGAGTTTTTCAAATTTACAAGATAA
- the prfA gene encoding peptide chain release factor 1: MDIENNLQDLKKKFSDVERNLENPTNLSQKEFVSFSKEYSELRPIIEIIDEYNILKEEISDLEEIMKDENSDGDIKELAKEELLEKQKIVLPKVKAKLKLALLPKDEDDSRNAILEIRAGTGGEEAALFAAMLFRMYQKYAERRNWKFEPISISNTGIGGYKEASALINGTEVFARLKFESGVHRVQRVPETESSGRLHTSAATVAILPEVEEVDFEIEEKDLRIDVYRSSGPGGQSVNTTDSAVRVTHLPTGIVVIQQDEKSQHKNKAKALKVLRARLYEIERQKKEMERSTMRKSQIGSGDRSERIRTYNFPQSRITDHRINLTSHRLEQIIKEGELDEFIEALISRNEAERLTGGGNVTF, translated from the coding sequence ATGGATATAGAGAATAATTTACAAGACTTAAAAAAAAAGTTTTCTGATGTAGAGAGAAATCTGGAAAACCCTACCAATTTGAGTCAAAAAGAATTCGTTAGTTTTTCAAAGGAATACTCTGAACTCAGACCAATTATCGAGATAATCGATGAATATAATATATTAAAAGAGGAAATTTCAGATTTAGAAGAAATCATGAAAGATGAGAACAGCGATGGTGATATAAAAGAGTTAGCAAAAGAAGAACTTCTTGAGAAGCAAAAGATAGTATTACCGAAAGTAAAAGCAAAACTAAAGTTGGCATTATTACCCAAAGATGAAGATGACTCAAGAAATGCAATATTAGAAATTAGAGCAGGCACAGGCGGAGAAGAAGCAGCATTATTTGCAGCGATGTTATTTCGTATGTATCAAAAATATGCAGAAAGAAGAAATTGGAAGTTTGAGCCAATAAGTATTTCTAATACAGGTATAGGTGGCTATAAGGAAGCTTCTGCACTCATTAATGGAACAGAAGTTTTTGCAAGACTGAAATTTGAGTCAGGGGTGCACAGAGTACAAAGAGTGCCAGAAACTGAATCCTCAGGAAGATTGCACACTTCCGCAGCTACTGTTGCAATATTACCTGAAGTAGAAGAGGTTGACTTTGAAATAGAAGAAAAAGATTTACGCATAGATGTTTATAGATCCAGTGGTCCTGGAGGGCAATCAGTGAATACAACTGACAGCGCAGTAAGGGTCACCCACTTGCCAACAGGGATAGTTGTAATACAGCAAGATGAAAAATCGCAGCACAAAAATAAGGCTAAAGCGCTCAAAGTGTTGAGAGCAAGGCTATACGAAATTGAAAGACAAAAAAAAGAAATGGAAAGGTCAACAATGAGGAAAAGCCAAATTGGTTCTGGAGATCGCTCTGAACGTATAAGAACTTATAACTTTCCACAATCAAGAATAACAGATCATAGAATTAATCTCACTTCACATCGACTAGAACAGATTATAAAAGAAGGTGAACTAGATGAATTTATTGAGGCATTGATTTCACGAAATGAAGCAGAAAGGTTGACTGGAGGGGGTAATGTTACTTTTTGA
- a CDS encoding ankyrin repeat domain-containing protein produces the protein MGLLHEILETLNNNPNLNSSNIVEKIKQEFEGKMNELYPKWDTHKHEYKLCKKEYESWQESGFSLDHGFKEGGKLLHLAAKCNYFNVIKCLKDRKADINIHNWRRYTPLHEAVEDGRQEMVQFLFENGADINAKTGPSGETPLHLAVAKGNAEIIRLLIEKGAGINAGDKNENTPLHYAGDIRIARLLVANGANVNAKSKSDPPYSTGSTPLHYAANADGFVA, from the coding sequence ATGGGTCTGCTACACGAAATATTAGAAACACTAAATAATAACCCAAATTTAAACTCAAGTAATATAGTTGAAAAAATAAAACAAGAGTTTGAAGGGAAAATGAATGAATTGTACCCAAAGTGGGATACTCACAAGCATGAATATAAGCTATGTAAAAAAGAATACGAATCATGGCAAGAAAGTGGGTTCTCGTTAGACCATGGTTTTAAGGAAGGTGGTAAATTACTTCACTTAGCTGCTAAATGTAACTATTTCAATGTAATAAAGTGCCTAAAGGATAGGAAAGCAGACATTAATATACACAATTGGCGCAGATATACCCCTTTACATGAAGCCGTTGAAGATGGACGCCAAGAAATGGTACAATTTTTGTTCGAAAACGGAGCAGATATTAATGCAAAAACTGGACCGAGCGGAGAGACTCCTTTACATCTTGCTGTTGCAAAAGGAAATGCAGAAATAATAAGGCTACTTATAGAAAAAGGGGCGGGTATTAATGCAGGTGATAAAAATGAGAATACTCCTCTACATTATGCAGGAGATATAAGGATAGCTAGGTTATTAGTAGCAAACGGAGCAAATGTTAATGCAAAAAGTAAAAGTGACCCTCCTTATTCTACGGGCTCTACTCCTTTACACTATGCTGCGAATGCGGATGGCTTTGTTGCATAG
- a CDS encoding lipase family protein, with the protein MQAAEQKTEQPILSRELRVDKKLELSIEKVKKYSKLNSKDKLKKAITDLIKPVDVENLKDKLDALKEPISYPNNYVLASLANRIYKGEKRNSTGQYSHGEAVPGLGNWQLLTVEERSGGLFKTILNAPVNAITQGATSGYFGAAYWNPDTQQVIIVHSGTKNFGGATADLNGVLLNQHVYQIDSAVTFTDKIISVLKEINEKKGSNIQLFITGHSLGAWLAPITSFSAKYLVKEGDYFVASTDFEKTAYHASAVIFDPPGCEEMLRRIQSRLMDRYKKIRLSENPLRLIIQTFAD; encoded by the coding sequence ATGCAAGCTGCAGAACAAAAAACAGAACAACCAATTTTATCAAGAGAATTAAGAGTAGATAAGAAGTTGGAGTTAAGTATTGAAAAAGTTAAAAAATATAGTAAATTAAACAGTAAAGATAAATTGAAAAAAGCAATAACTGATTTAATAAAACCAGTTGATGTTGAAAACTTGAAAGACAAACTTGATGCGTTAAAAGAGCCAATTTCTTATCCAAATAACTACGTCTTAGCATCACTTGCAAATAGAATTTACAAAGGCGAGAAGAGAAATAGCACAGGCCAATATTCACACGGAGAAGCAGTACCTGGATTAGGCAATTGGCAGCTGCTAACTGTTGAAGAAAGGTCTGGTGGACTCTTTAAAACCATTTTAAATGCTCCCGTCAATGCAATAACTCAAGGTGCTACGAGTGGTTATTTTGGTGCAGCATATTGGAACCCAGATACTCAACAAGTTATCATTGTCCATAGTGGCACTAAAAATTTTGGTGGTGCTACTGCAGATCTTAACGGTGTTTTATTAAATCAACATGTTTATCAAATTGACTCTGCAGTTACATTTACTGACAAGATCATCAGTGTTCTTAAAGAAATTAACGAGAAAAAAGGATCAAATATACAACTGTTTATCACAGGGCACTCGTTAGGTGCGTGGCTTGCACCAATTACTTCTTTTTCTGCAAAGTATCTTGTAAAAGAGGGTGATTATTTTGTTGCAAGTACTGATTTTGAAAAAACTGCTTATCATGCAAGCGCGGTAATTTTTGATCCACCAGGATGCGAAGAGATGTTAAGGCGGATTCAAAGCAGACTTATGGATCGGTACAAGAAGATAAGGCTAAGTGAAAATCCACTAAGACTGATTATCCAAACTTTTGCAGATTAG
- a CDS encoding IS256 family transposase produces the protein MGQANRTTGLVDYKELETNILSSIREGRPLTGRDGALTPFIKRLLEASLEGEIESHMSAKSEENNRRNGRNAKTLRTSSGSFELLTPRDREGSFEPQIVKKRQTSLHPELEAKVLSTYASGMGYRDIASHVEEIYDHKISAAEISSITDKLLPVINEWRSRPLQSVYPIVFMDGMFFKVKEDGHCISKCMYNILGINQNGRKEVLGFYLAESEGANFWLGVLNDLKERGVEDILIACIDGLKSFPAAINSVFPKAEVQLCIVHQIRNSLKYVSSKDVKVFMNDLKKIYRASSKEIAENYLLELEEKWGEKYPLVIKSWQNNWENLSSYFKYSGQVRKLIYTTNPIEGLHRQIRKFTKTKGSFTSTNALYKQVYCAIKKVEQKWIMALPNWALTISQLDIFFPDRLKIELN, from the coding sequence ATGGGTCAAGCAAATAGAACTACTGGTTTGGTAGATTATAAAGAATTAGAAACAAATATCCTGTCATCTATACGAGAAGGAAGACCATTGACAGGAAGAGATGGAGCATTAACACCGTTTATAAAAAGGTTGCTAGAGGCAAGTCTGGAAGGTGAAATAGAAAGCCACATGTCAGCTAAAAGTGAAGAAAATAACCGAAGAAATGGAAGGAATGCAAAAACTTTACGTACAAGTTCAGGCTCATTTGAACTATTAACACCAAGAGACAGAGAAGGAAGCTTTGAACCGCAAATAGTCAAAAAAAGGCAAACAAGCCTACATCCAGAACTTGAAGCAAAGGTCTTAAGCACATATGCCAGTGGCATGGGATACAGAGATATAGCTTCACATGTTGAGGAAATATATGACCACAAAATATCAGCAGCAGAGATATCCAGTATTACTGATAAACTGCTACCAGTAATCAATGAATGGCGCAGCCGCCCACTGCAATCAGTGTATCCAATAGTGTTTATGGATGGCATGTTCTTTAAGGTCAAGGAGGACGGACATTGTATAAGTAAATGCATGTATAATATATTGGGCATAAATCAAAATGGCAGAAAAGAAGTATTAGGTTTTTATTTGGCTGAAAGTGAAGGAGCTAACTTCTGGTTGGGAGTTCTAAATGACCTAAAAGAGCGAGGAGTAGAAGATATTCTAATTGCCTGCATTGATGGGCTAAAAAGCTTTCCTGCGGCTATAAATAGTGTGTTTCCTAAGGCAGAAGTACAGCTATGTATAGTGCATCAGATAAGGAATTCACTGAAATATGTATCTAGCAAAGATGTAAAAGTTTTCATGAATGATTTGAAAAAAATATATCGTGCTTCAAGTAAAGAGATCGCTGAGAATTATCTGCTTGAGCTGGAAGAAAAATGGGGAGAGAAGTATCCTTTAGTTATAAAATCCTGGCAGAACAATTGGGAAAACTTATCCAGTTATTTTAAGTATTCTGGGCAAGTTAGGAAGCTGATTTACACCACCAATCCAATTGAGGGGTTGCATAGACAAATCAGGAAATTTACTAAAACTAAGGGTTCATTTACTAGTACAAATGCCTTGTACAAACAGGTATATTGTGCTATAAAAAAGGTAGAGCAAAAGTGGATTATGGCTCTCCCTAATTGGGCTTTAACTATTTCTCAACTTGATATTTTCTTTCCAGATAGATTGAAAATTGAGTTGAACTAA
- a CDS encoding AAA family ATPase, whose amino-acid sequence MSPSFIGRKTELKQLLELTEKNTASFVVVKGRRRIGKSRLIQEFGKYFEQYYSFIGLPPEKHTTMSYQLNEFSRQVARQFNTSFARYDDWSDLLWAVGERLLSGKTLLLFDEISWMGSKDPTFLGKIKNFWDTQLKNNNKLIFVVCGSASSWIEKNILSSTGFVGRISLTLTLGELSLSDCNEFWPKNISAYEKFKVLAVTGGIPKYLEEVNFKHSAEENIKRLCFTKGGFLVEEFNQIFSDLFMRKTAFYKQIVRALSTGAKEQEEICATLNIVRHGRISEYLHELELAGFIAKDHTWSIKTGTDSRLRRYRLQDNYLRFYLKYIEKDLGKINRDTYSIGFLPEWYTIIGLQFENLVLNNRKSIHNILGIDGIISENPFFQKRTRNSAGCQIDYMIQTKFNTLYICEIKFSKDKIGHSIIQEVQKKIDTLNRPKGFSCRPVLIHVNDVSDDVIDSGYFSHIIDFGKLLNCK is encoded by the coding sequence ATGTCTCCATCATTTATTGGTAGGAAAACTGAGTTAAAGCAATTACTGGAGCTTACAGAAAAAAATACTGCATCTTTTGTAGTAGTCAAAGGAAGGCGTCGTATAGGAAAAAGTCGTTTAATTCAAGAGTTTGGTAAGTATTTTGAACAATATTACTCCTTTATAGGTTTGCCACCAGAAAAGCATACTACAATGTCCTACCAACTTAATGAATTTTCTAGACAAGTTGCTAGACAATTTAATACATCTTTTGCTAGGTATGATGACTGGAGCGATTTACTATGGGCAGTTGGTGAACGTCTACTATCAGGAAAAACATTATTGCTGTTTGATGAAATTTCTTGGATGGGCTCAAAAGATCCAACCTTTTTAGGCAAAATAAAAAATTTTTGGGATACGCAGCTAAAAAATAATAACAAGCTAATTTTCGTTGTTTGTGGATCAGCTTCATCATGGATCGAGAAAAATATACTTAGTAGTACTGGCTTCGTAGGAAGAATATCGTTAACTTTAACACTCGGAGAATTATCACTTTCTGATTGCAACGAATTTTGGCCAAAAAATATTTCAGCATATGAAAAGTTCAAGGTGCTTGCAGTAACTGGCGGAATTCCAAAGTATTTAGAGGAGGTAAATTTTAAACATAGCGCTGAAGAAAATATTAAAAGGCTTTGTTTTACAAAAGGTGGGTTTTTAGTTGAAGAATTTAATCAAATATTCTCAGATTTATTCATGCGAAAAACGGCTTTTTATAAGCAAATAGTCAGAGCTCTTTCTACTGGAGCTAAAGAACAAGAAGAAATTTGTGCTACTTTAAATATCGTAAGACATGGACGCATTTCTGAGTATCTACATGAGCTTGAGCTTGCTGGTTTTATTGCAAAAGATCATACTTGGAGTATAAAAACTGGTACTGATTCACGACTCAGGAGATACAGACTTCAAGATAATTATTTAAGGTTTTATTTAAAATATATTGAAAAAGATCTAGGGAAAATTAATCGTGACACCTATTCTATAGGGTTCTTACCAGAGTGGTATACAATTATTGGGCTTCAATTTGAAAATTTGGTGCTGAACAATAGAAAGAGTATACATAATATCTTAGGAATTGATGGAATAATAAGCGAGAATCCATTTTTTCAGAAGAGAACGCGTAATAGTGCAGGTTGTCAAATTGATTATATGATTCAAACGAAGTTTAACACTCTCTACATTTGCGAAATCAAATTTTCAAAAGATAAAATTGGTCATTCAATAATACAAGAGGTACAAAAGAAAATAGATACACTAAATCGTCCAAAAGGCTTTTCATGTCGTCCAGTCCTTATCCACGTTAATGATGTAAGTGATGATGTTATAGATAGTGGTTACTTTTCACACATAATTGATTTTGGAAAATTATTAAATTGTAAGTAA
- a CDS encoding DNA modification methylase, with protein MNLAIHYYPTQNLIEYERNPRKNDDVVNRMCASIREFGFRIPIVAKSDGTVVDGHLRLKAARKLGMESIPVVLSDNLNEPQTKAFRLLANQSANWAKWDDDLLRVEIQELEDLQFDLKMTGFELEKVQRFLDDFDGEKEDLSDLAIDDKKVTKPGDLWILGNHRIYCGDSSVVESYKALLDDKMADITVCDPPYNVAYGNSQEREDKKILNDNQGEKYELFLYYICSNILAYTKGAIYICTSSSEFSTLQKAFEEAGGRWSTFIIWAKNHFTLGRSDYQRQYEAMLYGWKSGNKREWYGGRNQSDLWFYDKPTHNTLHPTMKPVELMERAIVNSSRSGDIVLDPFSGSGSTLIACERTGRICRTIELDSKFVDVTIKRWQVYTGREAILSGAGKTFQEIQEEKKEQKK; from the coding sequence ATGAATTTAGCAATCCACTATTATCCTACTCAAAATCTCATCGAATATGAGCGTAATCCACGTAAAAATGACGATGTAGTAAATAGAATGTGTGCTTCAATCAGGGAATTCGGCTTTCGTATACCAATAGTTGCAAAAAGTGATGGTACTGTGGTTGATGGTCATTTAAGACTTAAAGCAGCAAGAAAACTTGGTATGGAAAGTATACCAGTGGTCTTAAGTGATAATTTAAATGAACCACAAACTAAAGCTTTTCGACTACTTGCTAATCAATCAGCTAACTGGGCAAAGTGGGATGATGATCTTTTGAGAGTGGAAATTCAAGAGCTAGAAGATTTGCAGTTTGACTTAAAAATGACAGGATTTGAATTAGAAAAAGTTCAACGGTTTCTCGATGATTTTGACGGTGAAAAAGAAGATCTTTCTGACTTAGCTATTGATGATAAAAAAGTAACAAAACCAGGTGATCTTTGGATTTTAGGAAATCATAGAATCTATTGTGGTGATAGCTCTGTAGTTGAATCATATAAAGCGCTGTTAGATGATAAAATGGCAGATATTACTGTGTGTGATCCTCCGTATAACGTAGCATATGGTAACAGTCAAGAGAGAGAAGACAAAAAGATATTAAACGATAATCAAGGTGAAAAGTACGAACTTTTTCTCTACTACATCTGTTCCAATATTTTAGCATATACGAAAGGTGCAATTTACATCTGCACATCATCATCAGAGTTTTCGACGTTGCAAAAAGCATTTGAGGAAGCAGGTGGTCGTTGGTCAACATTTATCATTTGGGCAAAGAATCACTTTACGCTAGGAAGATCAGATTATCAAAGACAATACGAAGCAATGCTTTATGGATGGAAAAGTGGCAATAAACGTGAGTGGTATGGAGGTAGAAATCAAAGTGACCTCTGGTTTTATGATAAGCCAACACATAATACACTACATCCAACGATGAAGCCAGTAGAGCTAATGGAGAGAGCGATAGTAAACAGCAGCAGATCTGGAGACATAGTACTTGATCCATTTAGCGGTTCTGGCAGCACACTGATTGCATGTGAGAGAACAGGAAGAATTTGTAGAACAATAGAGCTAGATTCAAAGTTTGTAGATGTAACGATAAAACGTTGGCAAGTGTATACAGGCAGGGAGGCAATTCTTTCTGGTGCTGGTAAAACTTTTCAAGAGATTCAAGAAGAAAAAAAGGAGCAAAAAAAGTGA
- a CDS encoding Rpn family recombination-promoting nuclease/putative transposase, giving the protein MALSKFLDARNDIAFRRIFGTAKNKDILIHFLNDILGLTDDNKIKDVSFLSPIQDPVIASQKQSIVDVLCVDSTGVKTIIEMQVAKTTGFEKRAQYYAAKAYSSQADVGDQYHDLKGVIFIAIADFILFPNKLSYKSDHVTFDKITFEHDLKDFSFTFIELPKFKKREDQLENIVEKWCYFFKHAGETSEEDLKKIIGSDLIIGRAYDELNQYNWSKEERLAYDQAKKRTDDYLSSLEEKLHEGIQIGHQKGKIEGKIEGKIEGKIEGKIEGKIEGKIEGKIEGKIEGKIEGKIEVAKNSLKAGVSIDVIAEITGLSLDEIQKLRS; this is encoded by the coding sequence ATGGCTCTTTCGAAGTTCCTTGATGCTCGCAATGATATAGCTTTTCGTCGTATCTTTGGTACCGCAAAAAATAAAGATATTCTTATTCACTTTCTTAATGATATACTAGGTCTTACCGATGACAACAAGATTAAAGATGTCTCCTTTCTCAGTCCCATTCAAGACCCTGTCATCGCCTCTCAAAAGCAAAGTATTGTTGATGTTCTCTGTGTTGATTCTACAGGGGTCAAAACCATCATTGAGATGCAAGTCGCTAAAACTACTGGCTTTGAAAAACGTGCCCAATATTATGCCGCTAAGGCCTATTCAAGTCAAGCTGATGTAGGTGACCAGTATCATGATCTTAAAGGCGTTATCTTTATTGCCATTGCCGATTTTATCTTATTTCCTAATAAGCTGTCTTATAAGTCTGATCATGTTACTTTTGATAAGATAACTTTTGAACATGATCTCAAAGACTTTAGTTTTACTTTTATAGAGTTACCTAAATTTAAAAAAAGAGAAGATCAATTAGAAAATATAGTAGAGAAATGGTGTTATTTTTTTAAACACGCCGGTGAAACAAGTGAAGAGGATCTAAAAAAAATAATAGGAAGTGATTTAATTATTGGCAGGGCTTATGATGAGCTGAACCAATATAATTGGAGTAAAGAAGAACGTCTTGCTTACGATCAAGCTAAGAAACGTACCGATGATTATTTATCTAGTCTTGAAGAAAAACTTCATGAAGGCATCCAAATCGGCCATCAAAAAGGTAAAATTGAAGGTAAAATTGAAGGTAAAATTGAAGGTAAAATTGAAGGTAAAATTGAAGGTAAAATTGAAGGTAAAATTGAAGGTAAAATTGAAGGTAAAATTGAAGGTAAAATTGAAGGTAAAATTGAAGTTGCCAAAAACTCACTCAAGGCCGGTGTCTCTATTGATGTTATCGCTGAAATAACTGGCCTTTCTTTGGATGAGATTCAAAAATTAAGAAGTTAA
- a CDS encoding GNAT family N-acetyltransferase, protein MVEPYIKDSKTKLFVKYCNYVPVATASVILNKGNTAGIYDIITHPEFRCRGFGTSITKFALNYIKEQGYKYACFQASEEGLSMYLKLGFVPHGEFLVYSNKRT, encoded by the coding sequence ATGGTAGAACCATATATAAAAGATAGTAAGACAAAATTATTTGTTAAATATTGCAATTATGTACCTGTTGCTACAGCAAGCGTGATATTAAATAAGGGAAATACTGCAGGAATATATGATATTATAACTCACCCAGAGTTTAGATGTAGAGGTTTTGGAACAAGTATAACAAAGTTTGCTTTAAATTATATCAAAGAGCAGGGATATAAATATGCATGTTTTCAAGCCTCGGAGGAAGGTTTATCAATGTATTTAAAATTAGGTTTTGTGCCACATGGTGAATTCTTAGTGTATTCAAACAAAAGAACATAA
- a CDS encoding IS110 family transposase, translating into MENAVLYYSYGGIMNSSNIIAGIDVSKNKLDIHIHPLGHYKVFENDVQAIDQILDFLRLHNVTKVGLEATGGYEKLCAYTLLSHGFEVYVIQPRWVRDYAKSLGIATKTDKIDCSIISRYINNTDMRVTPLKVSNIDSLKQKLSRRNQLVEMAKIQKTQAHQVTDISIIKQMEELLAILQSQIQVLEDEMITLIEQSQELKEKYISITSMPGAGRILAITMICYLPELGTLRHKEISSLSGVAPFNRDSGFSKGKRCIQGGRSQIRRERSKKCVKPKKK; encoded by the coding sequence GTGGAAAATGCAGTATTATATTATTCTTACGGAGGAATTATGAATTCATCAAATATCATTGCTGGCATTGATGTTAGCAAAAATAAGCTAGATATCCACATTCATCCACTTGGACATTATAAAGTATTTGAAAATGACGTTCAAGCTATTGATCAAATACTCGACTTTTTACGTTTGCATAATGTAACCAAAGTTGGACTTGAAGCAACTGGTGGGTACGAAAAATTATGTGCTTATACTTTACTAAGCCATGGTTTCGAAGTATATGTTATTCAACCTAGATGGGTTAGAGATTATGCAAAAAGCCTTGGTATCGCTACTAAAACTGATAAAATAGACTGCAGCATCATCTCACGTTATATCAATAATACAGATATGCGTGTTACTCCTTTAAAGGTTAGTAATATTGACAGTTTGAAGCAAAAGTTATCTCGCAGAAATCAATTAGTGGAAATGGCAAAAATACAAAAAACTCAAGCTCATCAAGTAACTGATATATCCATAATCAAACAAATGGAAGAACTACTTGCCATTTTGCAAAGTCAAATTCAAGTTTTAGAAGACGAGATGATAACATTGATTGAGCAAAGTCAAGAGCTTAAAGAAAAATACATATCAATAACTAGTATGCCAGGAGCAGGTAGAATCTTAGCTATTACTATGATCTGTTATCTACCAGAATTAGGAACTCTCCGACATAAAGAAATATCTAGCCTTTCTGGAGTTGCACCTTTTAATCGAGATAGTGGTTTTAGTAAAGGAAAAAGATGTATTCAAGGTGGTAGATCACAGATTAGAAGGGAACGTTCAAAAAAGTGTGTCAAACCGAAAAAAAAGTAA